Within the Cherax quadricarinatus isolate ZL_2023a chromosome 39, ASM3850222v1, whole genome shotgun sequence genome, the region acctctctctctctctcctctacacttctctcttctccaggtgcatatatgcttactataacccacttttcacatccaacctttattttactccacataattcttgaattaatacatttatagtccttcttttcctgccatagcttatccttcaacattgttgctactccttctttagctctaactctgtttgaaacccttgacctaatcccatttattcctctccactgaaactctcccacccgcttcagctttgtttcacttaaagccaggacatcagcttcttctcattcataacatccacaatcatctctttcttatcattcgcacaacatccacgcacatttagacATCCCACttagacaattttcttcttcttattctatttagtaattattacaggaaaaggggttactagcccattgttcccggcattttagttgacttttacaacacgcatggcttacagaggaaagattcttattccacttccccatggatataaaaggaaaagtaataagaacaagaactattaagataaaatcaaagaaagctcagatgagtgtgtataaataaacgtgtatatgtatgtgtagtgtgacctaagtgtaagtaaaagtagcaagacatacctgtaatcttgcatatttatgagacagacaaaagacaccagcaatcctaccatcatgtaaaacaattgcaggctttcgttttacacttacttggcaggatggtagtacctccctgggtggttgctgtctaccaacctactactatgaaaatgaaaatattgttattatttgtTATCCAATTTTATTCCTCTAGTGACTTTAGTTTCATATCTTTAGGGTTGTTTTGAATAGTCTGTGGGAATGAAAAACACTATATTATGTTATTTTTTTGTATTTGAATTTTCCTGTCAaaggaggtttcttgatgctagtgagaggctcttggtctaaggaattgGACTTGTCCTTTCCTCCTTGGctcaaatctctctctcctctgctacAGCATGGCTGTGAGAGTAGTGCATCACTTGTGCAATTAGTGGTTGGAGGATTGAGGCTTCAGCACTCAGTGTTTTAAATGACTTACATGGGTTTAATGCCTGATAAAAGGACAGTAGACCATTATATTACAAAAATTTATTTGCCATGTTTTGTTTATTGCATGATTGAAAAATTGCGGTGCAgttttatacaacacttcataaaattaactCTACACAGTTTTGTTTGCGGGCGCAGAAAAAATTTCCCCAGCTCAAGCTgccgccttgttgtgggtcaGTGGGGAGATCTCCCGTCATCCCCTGCCTCCCTGACTGACTTGATTGATTTACTGAcagactgacttgactgatttactgactgacttgactgatttactgactgactgacttgactgatttactgactgactttgactgactgactgactttgactgactgactgactgactgactttgactgactgactgactttgactgactgactttgactgactgactttgactgactgactttgactgactgactttgactgactgactttgactgactgactttgactgactgactttgactgactgactttgacTAACTGACTTTGACTGACTGtctttgactgactgactttgactgactgactttgactgactgactttgactgactgactttgactgactgactttgactgactgactttgactgactgactttgactgactgactttgacTAACTgactttgactgactgactgacagacagacagacagacagacagacagacagacagacagacatgactgatttactgactgacttaaagttagacttttaCACTGACGAGGACCCTGAAACGGTGTCtggagcagctgatgccttactgtcagtTATATAATGTACTGCGGgataaaatagaacagaaatccattacagaatttatgcacactccattacaaccattgacttcagtaacagaacctctaccatccacctcagcccagtaggaccacaacataactctccactctcttcacagtaATCCACAAATACCAGctcccacaatttaaggtaagaaatactattatttccattgtatttgtagtcttaagcggtaaaaacaacataatacatcatgacaCTTAAGAATTGATTGCAAGGCACCTCGGATCACTCGAGCATGTATAGCCATTCAACTACATTGAGCGGCTACATCATGACATTGAActgcaattacatattcacttttattttcataagatctggaggtctaaaaaaaaagttgtttggctttattggggctcccaggaacgtaaccctattttttccttaagttcttcagtttatctgaCACGGATTTacctaacacggcattttcaggaacgtaactgcTGTGTAATGTAACGGTCTACTGTACAGTATTTAAAAATTGTATGACCCCTACATATAATACAGTAATTACAGTATTTTAATTTCTTAAGTGATTTTAAATATGTAACCTCTGGGGCTATTTTAAATACTGTACAAAAATGAACAGTATTGCTGCTGTTTTGTTTCTTTATAATTCCTAAAATAATTTATCTTATTATCTCTAGGGCTGTTTTAAATGTATCAGAATGATTCATTTTGCTGCtacatatttctttttttttaattgagtGGAACAGTGTATGTTTGATACACAATTAATTTCTTGTAATTTAATCATTTGCACACAGGCAAACCCCAGAAGAAATTACATCAGAAGATTTAGCTGTAGCAGTGCCAGGAGAGTGCCTCTTTCCAGAGCTGTGTACAGAAAATGAGGAAGCATCACACGAAGAAGAGAAGGGAATCCTCGTGTACACAGACAGTAATGAAGGTATGGACTGTGCTGATTTATGTTAGTTTATACTTTACTGTTGATCATCTCCTTTCCTATTTGCAAGAATATGCGATGCAGAAACTTGTTATTAATAACTATAGGCTTACTGCCCAGAGGATAACCTTTCAATCTTATTTTTACTGAAAGTACAGTATTCTTAGCTCATTTTTCATATATTCAGTGTTATGATTTCTGCTTGCATCAAGGAAGTACAGTATGTATTTGTAACCAGTGTATTTGGATGTGTTCTAATTCATGAAGAAAGTTTTGTCAGTTTTCTTGCCATTCAAATAAAACATCAAAAATATATAActaactgctgggtgaacagacaTGATATCAtgtctgttcacccagcagtgttatTTTAATTTGGTCTTGGTCACCAGTAAATAAATGCAGAATTTTCATTCTTTGATAGCAGTGTGTTCAGCATTCTCTACCCCATCATTATTCTTTTAATTgagctattattattaattaacagAAAAAATATTTCTAAACTTAAATATCACAAAAAGGTTGTGGCTTGTTTCAGTATAAGAATTTTTATGTAagtcattatatatattatgcttCTCAACTATAGAAAATTGTGCAGCGAACATATGCTATGCATTCTGTATATTGTCCTGCTGAGTAGAACAAAATTGGGGCTTACAAATGTTGTGCAGTTTttgctattaaccctttgactgtcgaaaccccaaatcctgaggtgattcctggtgtttacctggagtttacctggagagagttccgggggtcaacgcccccgcggcccggtctgtgaccaggcctcctggtggatcagagcctgatcacccaggctgttgctgctggctgcacgcaaaccaacgtacgagccacagcccagctgatccggaactgactttaggtgcttgtccagtgccagcttgaagactgccaggggtctgttggtaatcccccttatgtgtgctgggaggcagttgaacagtctcgggcccctgacacttattgtatggtctcttaacgtgctagtgacacccctgcttttcattggggggatgaagcatcgtctgccaagtcttttgctttcgtagtgagtgattttcgtgtgcaagttcggtactagtccctctaggattttccaggtgtatataatcatgtatctctccctcctgcattccagggaatacaggtttaggaacctcaagcgctcccaataattgaggtgttttatctccgttatgcgtgccgtaaaagttctctgtacattttctaggtcggcaatttcacctgccttgaaaggtgctgttagtgtgcagcaatattccagcctagatagaacaagtgacctgaagagtgtcatcatgggcttggcctccctagttttgaaggttctcattatccatcctgtcatttttctagcagatgcgattgatacaatgttatggtccttgaaggtgagatcctccgacatgatcactcccaggtctttgacgttggtgtttcgctctattttgtggccagaatttgttttgtactctgatgaagatttaatttcctcatgtttaccatatctgagtaattgaaatttctcatcgttgaacttcatattgttttctgcagcccactgaaagatttggttgatgtccgcctggagctttgcagtgtctgcaatggaagacactgtcatgcagattcgggtgtcatctgcaaaggaagacacggtgctgtggctgacatccttgtctatgtcggatatgaggatgaggaacaagatgggagcaactactgtgccttgtggaacagagcttttcaccgtagctgcctcggactttactctgttgacgactactctctgtgttctgttagtgaggaaattatagatccatcgaccgacttttcctgttattcctttagcacgcattttgtgcgctattacgccatggtcacacttgtcgaaggcttttgcaaagtctgtatatattacatctgcattctttttgtcttctagtgcatttaggaccttgtcgtagtgatccaatagttgagacagacaggagcgacctgttctaaacccatgttgccctgggttgtgtaactgatgggtttctagatgggtggtgatcttgcttcttaggaccctttcgaagatttttatgatatgggatgttagtgctattggtctgtagttctttgctgttgctttactgccccctttgtggagtggggctatgtctgttgtttttagtaactgtgggacgaccctcgtgtccatgctccctctccataggatggaaaaggctcgtgataggggcttcttgcagttcttgatgaacacagagttccatgagtctggccctggggcaatatttgaaaaaaaaagaattattttttcttatgaaatgatagagaatcttttcctgatggtaatggcaccaaaagtacgaaatttgatggaaaacttacggaattacactctcacgAAGTTAGAGACCTCAGCGATACGTATTTatgaatcggcaatttcgcccactttgagctctattttcggctaatttcattgttccagtcgaccaaactcataactatttctttaggactccatttgttctatagattgagtacaagaaacttcctatttactgatttcaactacccaatatagtggttagaaattggcaatttcgccaatttcacacaaattaaaaattatgccaatttcaaaatagggtccagaatgaacaatgcagacattcctggctccaaaataacattttctttgttcatcggtcacttctccaggcccctctgttattactcttgctttctattttgaatttttattcaatcaagaaatagaagatttactgttatgcagacaactgcaatattgtaatacatacttgtataaataatatcaacccattcgtgactgcatattagaatggctagttagacatttattggacaatgacatcatttgtttactcttgaacatcggcaaaaatcaaacatttcccctactatttctataatatgttctccattctatcaaatgtgactacaaaaatgagaatataaccataaaaactatacgaaaatacacctcaaagtcggcgttttaatctaataacacggtcagagtttttttttcctcattatgcactgcgtgctgcaggatgttttttatatggtgcacactgaccacacagacctattctctcacatgtgggcataCCAGCTTTCtcatgcttgatttgaagccggtagaatttttgagtatagtaTATACGTTAaacatggtggctcgtaagaGGTATACATATTGTATATACGATCgaaacaatcaaagggttaaatcaTTCTAACTCCATGATTCATATTCCTggcatatttttgtttttttcaacaaatcggccatttcccaccgaggcagggtggctcaaaaagaaaaacagaagtttttctttttaatttttgtaatgtatacaggagaaggggttactatcctcttgcccctggcattttagtcgcttcttatgacacgcatggcttacggaggaagaattctgttctacttccccatggagataagagcaaataaacaagaacaagaaccagaaagaaaatggcagaaaacccagaggggtgtgtatatatatgcatgtacatgtatgtactcacctagttgtactcacctagttgaggttgcaggggttgagtccaagctcctggccccacctcttcactggtcactactagtgtgtagtgtgacctaagtgtaagtagaagtagcaagatgtacctcaaatcttgcatgcttatgagacagaaaaaaggacaccagcaatcctaccatcgtgtaaaacaagtactctcacttggcaggatggtagtagtacctccctgggcagttgctgtctaccaacctactacctagattcctggcatatatttttatttttaatttttatttcttttcatGTTCATTTCATATGTTCAGTATTTATAGTATGGTGGATTTTCTCAACAGACAAGTACATCTGGTTGAAAGGTGACTGGCATCCATTAGAGAGAGTTTTGAGCATTAATTCACCAAACAGTGGATGGGTTCGAGTGAGTAAATAAGCATTTGCAAATTATTTCATTTATGACTTAAGTTTCAGAGCTTTATTTTGTTGTTAATATTGAATGTTATTGGCACAAAACTATTGCATGAATAttagagaacacttctatggaatAATTATTGAATGAGACTTTGAAACTTAAAAATCAATTGTGGGTATTGAACATTAGTGGCAAAAGTGCCTGTTGTGTCAGACTTCCTGCCTGGGTGAGCGgctgctggtgcttgtgctgaCACAGCTGGActatgctgctcgtgaggctgAGGCTGAAGTGCCCTATGGCTGCTGTCCCCTGACTGATCCCACGTACCTCCTCTGGCATCTGCACCGCCCAGCTGGCATGTGCTCGCTCAAACGCAAGGGTCAGTGCTATGCTTACATCTCATTCCTTTCTCTATTCTGCAGTTTCAACATTATTGTCATGGAGGTCGGTGATCTGCATGAACTTCTTTTTCCTAGCTCTTTTGGTTAATGTTATACAGTAATGTTTGTTTTTTCCTTGTTCCACTTActttccgtgtatatacactatttttatacatactgtatacagtagggccccattgatatgcaggttaggttccaggctaccgccgtaaagcggaaatcgccgtaaagtggaacaccctttttttttccacttataaatgcatagaaATACTacataacaagtttacactaacatatattaagttagcaatggaactaggcattaaaaaaataaaaaagtaaaatacacatatagtacactcattacttaccttaaaatatttgtagtcttaatctagggtgagatgagtagtatttattgtaagaaatcaagtgtggtatgtatggtagccagccaggctaccataccaggccaccccatccacacataatattctatgacatttaagcattccagagcgataaaatgcatatacagttcactcattacttaccttcaaatatttgtagtcttaatgtagggtcaggggtgagtaaatgggataaaatgaataaatgagagagagaaagaataagtacatgagagaggacaggcacagagttatgtaaacaaaccaggcaaacgcAGGTTTTGTAAACAGTCtaggtgtacacgtctggtttgtgtacaagttacattgcgTACAAGTTGTCTTTACATTGAtgcggtagaataaataaagaggaacactcccattttcatgtaacaccatttttagaagaaatgaagctctgagtgaaggcaatggaaataagtcactgtgtgacttttttgggttatcttaggtactttacacatatgctggtaTATATGATAAAATATGTAactctatttgtgtatacctgaataaacttagttacatatgaaaggaataattttctgcaGTTACCCCcggtaacacattttctcttatgttggactagagaaaatgttattcatatttcttctttctttattctactgtggggtgtatttatcatctttatatgttatgtattgtgtttattatataattttgaaaaaatatcatagatggattaatgaaaatatgtatattaacgtaatatatgacattcaatgagactcggtgattattactaatatggtgtctcaagacataagacactcttactgattttaatgtgtaccttcatgccagcacagtgtgtaagtttatttagatacaggtatacctaagtataattatcagagtatatataaaatatgaaataactgaaaaacgcttgaaattttggagtttctagacataatggagagacttaatGCTAAAGgatctcacggagaatgtaaacaaaccgggcaGGGCACgatgaccatattagaaagtcaggtggggggagccgtatagagagttttgatcataatttgaaatgaccgtattaatGGTACGCCGTAAAGCAAAACtccataaagtggggccctactgtactagaAATAGTGTATGTATAGATTTTAAGTTATTTTTAGAATATATTGAGTAAACACAAAGACCTATACTCGTTATTTGTGAGATTATTTAATTAACTTTTAATAAACAGGTACTAGTATATGGGGTGGTGAGGATGTGTATGCATGTGACACGCTGGATACCATGTACGTTCGACCTTGTGCTCGAAGGCAGGGTCATTCGTTGGCTCTTTTAAGAACACTGGCATCAGAACTTCCTCCTGGTGATCACCTTGGTTTATCTCATCCGGTCTCTCTTAGCATGTGTAAAGGTAAGCTCTCAAAAATGCTGCCCTATTCATATCTTAAATATTGAGACAGTAATATTAGATGAGATACAGTACTGGATTTTCTTTTAAATTAGTGAAGTTACTGATAGTAATGAATTCCtttttacattttatttttctCATTTGTTCTAGGATCAAATCTCTTAATGTTTGCCATCAAGAGACCCACAGATACTTATTTGGTCAAACTTTTTAAGAATATATATCTCTAAGACAAGTCAACTGGAATTTTATCAGTTTTTTCCTTTCACTCCTCCAGTTTAGGTGTGATAACCGAGCAAAAACTGTATTTACTGGTTAAGAGCTTGCATAATGTTAATTATCTTCTACAACTAAACATGCATTTTGAAGAGTATAAAATAAATCTTATTTTTCAATTTTGGATTATTTTTTCCAGTGCTGCTGAAGTTTATTCAAGTCTACCCTGAGCTGCGAGATACTCTTTGGACACTGGATGAAGATGGAGAAGTGTCTGGTACTGTGACTCTTATGCTAGGCTCACTCATGATGCGTGGTGCTCTTCATGGAGCTGGTACTCATAATGCTTCACAACCTCACCAACCCATGGAAGAAGCCCAGCAGCCCATGGAACAAACAGATCAACCCATGGAACAGACAAGTCTGCAGCAAAAGCAAGACTCTCAACAGCAGCAGGAATCAGAACCTTGTGATACCTCTTAAGGGCAAAAGCTGGAGGAGGTATAATGAGCACTCATTTTATTTATTAAAGTTCATTTGTTGTTTGTTGAAACTTCTTCAGGAAGTGTTTATAAATTTGTTTATATAAAAAATAGTTTTACAAATTTTAAATACTGTTGTTAATATATAGGATAAATAAAAAATTTAATTACTAAGCAAGATACCTGATGGAGTTGAGTGGTTAGCTTCGAAAATGAGATTACTGTGCACAAGTTCTGGTTAATAAATTTGTTTTACAGAAATAATGGAGAGAATTGTTTTTTGTGAGATTAGGATGATTTTAAGTGTGCATGTACTGTTATGTTCAAATACTGGATTAGTAATTTATGTACGATTTAGATGAACTGCTACCGTAAATGCCAGAAAAAATAGCTCATTCTTCTTTGGTCCAGTGCATTGAGTTTCCTACTTGTATGAGTTGGACTTGGATCAGAGATTGGCATCGAGAGCAGTATTCTGCATACTACACACAACATTCAGCACAAATATTTTAAGTGTACAAGACTTTGTAGTTAGGTTTGCTGACCACTATATGATGTAAAAGTTATAAATTTGCTAGAATTTGAACATATGCAATATTAATGCTAGATTGCTGTACTGTAATGGAAAGATGCAGAAGGTGCTCCATTAGACTGTCATTTATGTAACAAGCTAAACTTGTGGGTCATACAATGCAAGGACTTTAAATTCAGTAATTTTGATGCCATCCTAAAGGTTTAACATTATGTAAATGGTTAGATGATTATATCCAGACAGATATCCTGACAGTGGAATTCATAGCTATAAAACTTTTAACAGGTTGGCTTCTTTCACCCATGAGAACATTGTCATGGggaaaacagttttttttttccattgttGATTCTTTACCTACTCAACCTTTCACTATGACTGTAGTTCTCCACTCATTATATTCTTGTTTGTTCTTTCCTGTATAAGAATATTTTTTATTCCTCATTTTTGCCTTGTTTACTTGTGGATTGCATGTTTATGCAGTTGAGTAGATCTATCCAAATGACTGGATGATTTACTTGCACATGAACAATATCTTATACTATATAAACTGTCTGCTGATTTACTTTTATTGGTGCAGTTGAAACCCACTTTAGGAAGAAATTAAATACCTCCATACTGTAATTTGGTCTAAGTTCTGAGACTGTCATAAGCAAATAGAACAGTATGGAAAGAGGAACATTTACATACTCACATGATCTTAGGTGAGCTTGGCACCGTTGACCTCACTGCCAGTTCAATGATTATAGTTAACTATTTGAGTTAGCTAGGGCTGAGCTCGGATTCTGGTTTTACCTCTTTAACTTTGAATTGACTGACGTTATTTGGCACTGTCATCACAttgaccgtctcccaccaaggcctgaaaaagaaaaactttcatcatcatcattcactccatcactgtcttgcctgaggcATGCTTtcactgcagttataaaactgcaacattaacacccctccttcagagtacttcccatctccaggattcaagtccggtctgccagtttcagtgaatcccttcataaatgttaccttgctcacactccaacagcacgtcaagtcctaaaaaccatttttctccattcacttctatctaacacgctcacgcatgcttgctggaagtccaagcccctagcacacaaaacctcctttatcccattcctctaacctttcctaggctgatccctaccctgcctttcccccactacagatttatacactcgaagtcattctattttgtaccatcctctctacatgtctgaaccattctggataatagttttggtaatcctgcacctcctcctaatttctaaactatgaattctctgcattatattcacatcatgCATTTcattcagacatgacatctccactgcctccagccttcttgttgcaacattcacgatccatgcttcacacccatattggCATTGGTAAAACTGTACatgtactctcatatattcccctctttgcttccatggacatagttctttgtctccacagattcctaggtaccactcaccttttttcccttatcaattttatgattcacctcatctttcgctGACCCATCTggtgacatgtccactcctaaatatctgaatacattcacctcctccatactctttccctccaatctgatatccaatctttcattacctaaattttgttatcctcatcaccctaTTCTTtcctatacagcctctcctcacttaatgatggagttttgttcctaagaccatgtcgttaaatgaatttgtcgctaagtgaggagcatactataatgtgtgggtgtgggtgtggggtgtgtgtgtgtgggtgtgggtgtgtcagTTAGTTAATATTTTGTCCAaggcacttgtcactaagacacttggcctgtttgtgAGTGTCTCCCCCCTACCCTCTACCCtaacgtgtgtactcacctatttgtactcacctatttgtggttgcaggggtcgagtcctagctcctggccccgcctcttcaccggttgctactagaccctctctctcccc harbors:
- the LOC128696354 gene encoding protein FAM169B, translated to MSSDTLTLPTDVEVHESITNIAIWLETHSHAGPQQTPEEITSEDLAVAVPGECLFPELCTENEEASHEEEKGILVYTDSNEDKYIWLKGDWHPLERVLSINSPNSGWVRTSCLGERLLVLVLTQLDYAAREAEAEVPYGCCPLTDPTYLLWHLHRPAGMCSLKRKGTSIWGGEDVYACDTLDTMYVRPCARRQGHSLALLRTLASELPPGDHLGLSHPVSLSMCKVLLKFIQVYPELRDTLWTLDEDGEVSGTVTLMLGSLMMRGALHGAGTHNASQPHQPMEEAQQPMEQTDQPMEQTSLQQKQDSQQQQESEPCDTS